TCTTAAACCAGAATGCTACGCACATTCTCCTGCATCATATGCCTCGTCTGCTAGCTGGACTTTGACACCTAGAATAGAGCCCTCACATCAGAAGGGTATCATTTGATTCCCAGTACAGTTACTAGTGTTATTTCGTAATCAAAACATTAATTATCATTCTCAAAATAATGCAGAAAAAGTAGTAGTGCTTAAATCAATATGACTTCGACAAGTGAAATCAgctcctcctcttcctcctctCCTTGGCCTCCATAACTTTTGGCCCTACTAAAGCTTGCAAGACAGAAATTTTGTGTCCAAGTATTACAAAATTGTTTGATTTGAAACTTTTTCTTAAGCCTTTCTTTTTATCAATTTATGTCGATTTATTACAGGGAATTTTCCCCCCTTTAATCCAGACTAGATAGCCGGCCCTTGTCAAAAAGCCAACTCTAGAAGTCTGCCATGTAATAAAAAGATTACTCTTCCCACAAACATTAAGGGTAGATTTAGAAATAGAACAACTCAGTTCCTTGCCATTTCAGTCCACCAAAAGCACCTACTAACAATAATTGCCTCTGCTCTTCCTTTCTCCAGCAAACTCATCGCTCTGTCTGTCCCCACAACTAAGCCTCGAAAGCCTAGGCCTACATTGCCGGATGGGGACAGATGTCACTCTCCAATTGGCTGTCCTCATCTTCACCCTGTGCATCTTCTACCTCCTGCACCACCTTCCCAAACAAGCCCTAAGTAAACTCCGGTCAAAGGCCCGGCCAAACGTCCAAGCTCACCGCCACTTCATTTCGGGGGCCCAATTCTTGGCCCGAGCCCGATCCGTTCAATTCAAGAACAACCAATCCACCGCTTTTAACCTCGCTAAATCCGCCGCGGCGGAAGCCGACAAAGCACTAGCCATTCAGCCCAAAGACCCAGCCGCTCATATTCTCAAAGCCGTGGCCCTCGATGTAATGGGCCATAAAGGCCCGGCCCTGAAGTCGCTTGACGTGGCCCTGTCGCCGGCGGTCGTGAAGGGATTGTCGGAGAAAGATAGAGGGGATGCGTTGTTTAAAAGGGCCGAGTTGCAAATTGCCATCAATCGGAGGAGACGAGTTGACTCGGCCGTGTCGGACCTGGTTGAAGCGGTGAAACTGAGTTGTGATAATGCTGACGCTTTTTGCTTACTCGGACGGTGCTACGAAATGAAAGGGCTGATGGAGGAAGCCAAGAACGCTTTTCTCGAGGCCTTAAAGATTGATCGTGGGCTCGATGAGGCTCGCGAGGGATTGGGCCGTGTGGGTTTTTAAAGTTGGGTAGAGGATATACTCTTAGGTGGGCTTTCACTTGGGCTTGTAATATTGTAAAATCTCGATTTTCTGTAATGAACTGGGAATTTTTATACTCCAATTTCCCTTTCATGGTATGATTCCTttctattttcttcttcttgttggatgaactatttttttttttctttttccctagcAGAGAGGTTGAATTTAAGAAGCAAGAGGGGGGCAGGAGAACTAGAATCTAGAACCTCTACTTTCTGAAGTCTCAACCTTAGCCGTTTGACCAATCTTGTTCAGTTGGATGAACTTGATCCTCTGTGCTAATGTTAATGAATCTGTATTTTTAACGTTTGTATCATTAACACAATTACCATCGTGCTTGACAAGAGAAAGAGGGGGAGTGGGTGGGGAAAATTTGAAGGGAAATGGTAATGATGGTTAATTCAGTCGTTTGTCTGAGAAGAGCAATGAACGTCCTCTTATCATTTTGGTTAGGCTCCTTAATCCAATCGAAGACAAGTATtttacatgattttttttttgtcgttaATTACTAATTTTTAATCTCGTGGCCATAGAGGATGATAGAACAGCCTGTAGCAAAGCCTAGACAAACAGTCATCCAACAAAAACTACTGTTTTCTGAAGGAGGGACAATGCTTGAGCAGCTCAATTGACATTCCTAGTCTTTTAAGGCCACAACAAAGGGGAATGCAAATTGATAATGGCATAGGGACCTTGCTTGATGATACATTTTCACATGCAAGGAGTGATTTGATTTGGCAACATATGGTCCACGCCATTGCCTTTACCGGGCCAAGTAACTCGGCCGTCAAGGGGACAAAAGTAGTCCATAAAACTGTCGACCTGTTTGTAAATAACTCGGTGGTCGAGGAGACAAAAGCAGTCCATAAAATTTCCGACATGTTTGTGTGATTTTTCATATCTTGTTAGTTCTGGACCGTTCAGCAAAACTGGTTTGATACAGGAGGAGCTACTCAAAACATGGAAATCTGGGgaagtcaaaatttttccaCAACGAGTGCTCCAATACCGCCATTAAACCAGCAACAGCAAGGTCTGATTCAGCTGTCAAAGATAATTACAAGTTTTAACTTCTTCTGCCTAGAAAACTAAACCTTTATCCGTCGATTCATTCATACGAGCACATATCCCAGCCATGCCATGGTTAAATCTATGCTAATATGTCTTAAGAGGGAGGGTCAGACGAGAAGGGTCAGCTTTAAGATAAATACCAGGGACGACAGCTAATATAGAGCTAAGAACATTAGGAGGTTCATAGAATTACGCCGAAAGCGTAAACCAGCTTGTGATTATGATGTCAATAGGACTGGTGAGGCCAGAGGAAAAACTCAGCAGGTGATGGGAGTAGAGGCACTGGAGTGATCATGGAGATAGGGCCAGTAGTATCAGGAGTACCAGTATTATTGGAGCTGATTTGGTGGAATAGATTGTGATGGTAATAAGGTGGTGGGGTGTTATCAAATGGCACTCCGCAAGGAACTGAAGAAATTGGCTGAAATGCAGCAAAGTTGATAGTGTTGCTGCCGTTGCTGCTGCATTGAGTCTGCTGATCACTgctgatggatggtttctgttCAGATTCCAGAGAGAGTTTCAAGCGCTTTGCCGCACCACCAATGGGAAGAGCACTCTTCATGATTGCTTCAACGTCATATCGGTTCATCTCAAAGTTAGTCACTGCATTCATCCCCCTAAACTTGATTGCTGCTATGTCATATGCCTCTGCAGCTTCCTCCTCAGTAGCTGccacccaaaaaaataaagttaataTTTGGCGACAGAGTcgataataataatatgttACCAAGTAGTATGATGAAGTAATAAAGTGACACAGTAAGACAAGAACCTTACTCAagtcatttgaaaaaaaaaaacaaaatgtgAAGCCTAATATACTCACCAAATGTCCCGAGATACAAATCTTTGTTCCCTGCAACGCGACCTATCCTAGCTTGCCAGCGACCCTGTTGATGATGCCTGGAGAAGAAAAAACACAGATGAATACACAAATCAATCAGCGCTAAAGGTAACAGTTTAGTTCCGCTAATAGCAATTGAATCATTTCATCCGCGGTTGATTACTATTGCCAACTATGAAGAGAAAATATGATACCAAAACAATTAAGACAGTTATAGTTGTTGCTAAACAGGCTTCTAACCTTGTTACGCCCCGGTATATAGATGCTCCGCGGGAGAAACCACTActttttctgaaattatatcAGAAATTTGTATGAGAATTCGACAATTATAGAATAATAAGCATCCCGAACTTCAAAGCCGATTGCAAGGCAAAAAGGGATTAATTAGAGGCACATACCTTCTCAGTGACGCAATGAACTCTTGTTTGGTGACATGCTTCATTTCCTCGAGTTCTTTGCTATAGTTGGAAACCTGTTTGAAATATACAGTCCAGTTTAAAAATTAGTTCAGTTGAAGAGTAATTCATGCATGCAACTACAGGGTAAACGGGTTTAGTTATTTGGGAAAGGCAAAAAGGCCAGGTATATACAGGGAAATTGGTGGTGGCAGTGGGACCCCAGTATTTTAGGGCTGCTAAGTCATAAGCTCTTGCTGCCTTTTCTTCCTTGTCATACCCACCTGCATATTTTGGTAGATTCTCCATAAATAATTCAGAAAGACGCAAACTTTGAAACATGGGTCTCAAAGAAAAATGGTTGTAAGCTAGGAAAATCACTTACCCAAGTAAACTGCAGGGGAAAACAAAATTCCACATTTTCAGGCGAATCAAAAGGCCATTCCATgccaaaaaaggataaaaacaTCAGCACTACAGACAGAAGATGGTCAAAATATCTCAgccataaaaatatatatatatatatatagattactcatagaaaaaggaaaagcagaTAAAGAAACTCGGTTGCATGCGCATTGAAGCCTTTATTATCCCAAGTCTGTACCGAAAGAGCAAGATCAGTACCAGTACAATTTACGTCCTATATATATTCCCCCCAAAAAAGTCACTATGACATGTCCCAATTCCGCACCACTTCGATCAGTCCTCTTCTTTCTCAAAAGTCACTACCAAAATTTTAAACCATTAAAGCTCTTCTCAAATCCTGTTCCGTAATGTGAATTCAATTATTACTACAATTGTCTGTCAGAGATTAACCAGAATCAAAGCCGTTTAGTCACAATTCATGCTTGCTCACGAATAATAAAGCTTTTTTAgcagtcaaaaaaaaaacaccaagaAAGAGTACGAACAAACACCAAGAAAGAGCCAGAATCTCAGTAATATATGAAGGAGCAGATATCAATTATGCCTTCAAGTTCGAACCCTTTTCAGCAAATGTATGCTAATTAATTAAGCCCACTGGAAAAACTGATATTAAAATAATCAAGGGGTGGTGTGAATCCGGGAAAAATGGTGGGCAGTGCATTCAACTTTCATGCGGGCTAGTATGGGGATAGAACTTAGAAGGGCAAGGGCAATAGGAAGAGGAGGGATGACAAGACTTGGTCAAACCAATTGAGAGTCACTGGCCCAGAGAAAGAGGGGGGCAGGGGGGAGGGGGGGAAGAAAAGCAAAAGCGAACTATAAAGCAAACTGATAGAATTCAGAGGCTCAGATAATAGTGTTCAGACTAGCTGAGGTATGTAGACAACCTGGGGTGTGGTCAGATAGATTAGATAGAGAAGACCATAACAAAGAATTTTATGCACAAGAGATTGAATAAACCGGACAAAATTTTGAATCAAATAACCACCGGTGGAAGAAAGAATTGCAAGCTGTCCTGTACAGGAGAAGATCAGAACAAAACAAATCCTTGCCCATATGAACAAAATGGCGGCCCATCTGATCATATCAAtgaacgaaaaaagaaaaagaaaatactaCAGCAGCAGCAGCGGTACTAGACACTAGTAGTAGTATTAGACTATTTACTTCTCCTTCATAGTCCACCATGCCAAAGTACAAGTTtgtacaattcatatgccatcactcaatcaatcaatcatcataaaagTTCTGAATGGAAAGAAAGCAAGAGAAATGTACTCCTATTACTCTCCCTCCACACCTGAGTCCTGACCCCTCAGTTAATGTGATTTTCACTTGCATGCAACCTTCTTATCAGTCATTTATTCATTCCCCAGAGCCTTATGCATTCGAatcacaaaaatgaaaaatattccTATGGCCTTGTCcttacaaaaaaattaaaaagaaaaaaaaatcctggcATTACCTTGACGCCCTTTTCTGGCTTGGCCCTCCCTCCTACAGCTGTTATCCCAGAGATGCGCTTCGTATCTTCCTGTCCATCTGTGTCTGGTATCATCGAAACCAAAATTAGCCCATTTTCACAGCCTCAAAGATAATCAAATCCCGTTTATCATTtcccccccctttttttaacaaaagaaCACTTTAATTAAATACGCTTTTCACTTTGctcaaaacccaaaaaaaaaaatccataagACAGTGACCGAACTATAGAAAAGCCTGAAAAGAAATTCATAAAACTGAAAACCCAGTTGGGATTAGTCATTTTCACTAGTGattagaccaaaaaaaaattttaaatatgatattttgaggggaaagaaaagaatataGTATTACCTAGTAACGCCTCTATAGATTGAAGTCCTTTGACCGAAAGTATCAGTAATTTTCTTACAACTCTCGGAATCAACAGCGACAATGGCTTTCTGATCAGGAGGGTTCTGGGCATTCACACCCAAAGACAGAGCTCCGGTGGGGCACTGGGGATAGGCCAACTCGGTGCCCGACTCAATAGACTGGCCGGTGAACTCAGCACACATGACTTGGGTTCTCGCCACAGAGGCCGAGTCATCAACCTCTGAGCCCGAGTTAGTCGAAAAGGCCTGAAACCCAGTTATGTTTTTGAGATCCTGATGGTGATGATCGTTGAAGTAAGCTGCTGCAGCAGCAGAAGCCGAGATATGAGTCAAGGACGAGTCTTGGGTCTCAGTTGAGTCACCACCTAGAAAATCTTCTAGCTTTGGTGGTGCCTGATTTTGGTCTAGAAAGGTGGTATAAACATTCATGTTGCTTTGTTCCGTGACTTCTTCAGGCTTTGAGTTTTGCCACCCTGCAAAAAAATTGTCACACCAAAAATAGTATAGTGAATATATGCTGCTAAAGAAAATACAGTACAACTTGATCCGAGCTGTTAATAAGCTGAAATACGTGAAAGGGGTGTTTTTGGTGTTAGGCAAAAAAATTTGTTCGGTCAGAAAAAAATGGGGCAGAAAAAGTTTCAACAAAATCAACTCATGACTCATGAGGGGTTGTACAAATAAGGTACCATTTGGATTTAAAGAAGAGGTATGgagattttttgaaaaaaca
The genomic region above belongs to Coffea arabica cultivar ET-39 chromosome 7c, Coffea Arabica ET-39 HiFi, whole genome shotgun sequence and contains:
- the LOC113698509 gene encoding AP2-like ethylene-responsive transcription factor AIL6 isoform X2, yielding MAPENNWLSFSLSSMEMLSSSASQPQMLQSTMKLAPFDADSQQHYYYSDHFYTNGWQNSKPEEVTEQSNMNVYTTFLDQNQAPPKLEDFLGGDSTETQDSSLTHISASAAAAAYFNDHHHQDLKNITGFQAFSTNSGSEVDDSASVARTQVMCAEFTGQSIESGTELAYPQCPTGALSLGVNAQNPPDQKAIVAVDSESCKKITDTFGQRTSIYRGVTRHRWTGRYEAHLWDNSCRREGQARKGRQVYLGGYDKEEKAARAYDLAALKYWGPTATTNFPVSNYSKELEEMKHVTKQEFIASLRRKSSGFSRGASIYRGVTRHHQQGRWQARIGRVAGNKDLYLGTFATEEEAAEAYDIAAIKFRGMNAVTNFEMNRYDVEAIMKSALPIGGAAKRLKLSLESEQKPSISSDQQTQCSSNGSNTINFAAFQPISSVPCGVPFDNTPPPYYHHNLFHQISSNNTGTPDTTGPISMITPVPLLPSPAEFFLWPHQSY
- the LOC113698509 gene encoding AP2-like ethylene-responsive transcription factor AIL6 isoform X1, coding for MSHELILLKLFLPHFFLTEQIFLPNTKNTPFTYFSLLTARIKLYCIFFSSIYSLYYFWCDNFFAGWQNSKPEEVTEQSNMNVYTTFLDQNQAPPKLEDFLGGDSTETQDSSLTHISASAAAAAYFNDHHHQDLKNITGFQAFSTNSGSEVDDSASVARTQVMCAEFTGQSIESGTELAYPQCPTGALSLGVNAQNPPDQKAIVAVDSESCKKITDTFGQRTSIYRGVTRHRWTGRYEAHLWDNSCRREGQARKGRQVYLGGYDKEEKAARAYDLAALKYWGPTATTNFPVSNYSKELEEMKHVTKQEFIASLRRKSSGFSRGASIYRGVTRHHQQGRWQARIGRVAGNKDLYLGTFATEEEAAEAYDIAAIKFRGMNAVTNFEMNRYDVEAIMKSALPIGGAAKRLKLSLESEQKPSISSDQQTQCSSNGSNTINFAAFQPISSVPCGVPFDNTPPPYYHHNLFHQISSNNTGTPDTTGPISMITPVPLLPSPAEFFLWPHQSY